The DNA region GGCAGTATCCTAAACGCGCTTGAAGGGGCCGAACTGAAAAAGATCGTCGCCGCTTCTACTTATGGCGCACAGCCCGGAGATCATATTTTTGACCTCGGTGCACTGTATGAATTAGAGCAGGGCTTAGCCAAATTGGACATCCCGCTGGCTGTGATCCGCAGCGCTTATTACATGAGCAATTTTGACCAGGCAATACCAGCCGTCCGGGAAAAGGGAGAATTGACCACTTTGTTTCCGGCGGACTTTAAGCTGCCCATGGTCGCGCCGGCAGATATCGGTGCATTTGCAGCCAAATTAATGCTGGATGACCAGACCGGGCTGTTCTTCCTGGAAGGGCCTGAAACCTATTCTAATCAGGATGTGGCTGAAACATTCGGTAAGCTATTGCACAAAACGGTAAACGTGGTGACTATCCCGGAAGCTGGTTGGAAAGACTTTATGATAAAGGGCGGCTTTTCCGAAAAAGCGGCGGCATCTTTCGCTAATATGACGAGACTTACCATTAGCCAGCAATCGGAAATTCCAACCGCCCAACACGGGCCTACCACCTTGTTTCACTACCTGGAAAAGCAATTGCAGGTTAATGGTGCTTAAAATACTGTATCTCTTTTTCGTGTTTCATCGCGGCTTCTTTTGAATCGA from Mucilaginibacter sp. SJ includes:
- a CDS encoding NmrA family NAD(P)-binding protein; amino-acid sequence: MKYTHAILGGTGHIGAALSTALLQKQQKVMIIGHDPAKAVEWTVKGAAYEVADIRDTTRLKELFGQEERLFVLNPNAAPDKDIDAVEREQIGSILNALEGAELKKIVAASTYGAQPGDHIFDLGALYELEQGLAKLDIPLAVIRSAYYMSNFDQAIPAVREKGELTTLFPADFKLPMVAPADIGAFAAKLMLDDQTGLFFLEGPETYSNQDVAETFGKLLHKTVNVVTIPEAGWKDFMIKGGFSEKAAASFANMTRLTISQQSEIPTAQHGPTTLFHYLEKQLQVNGA